A portion of the Archocentrus centrarchus isolate MPI-CPG fArcCen1 chromosome 19, fArcCen1, whole genome shotgun sequence genome contains these proteins:
- the LOC115797790 gene encoding zinc finger protein 271-like isoform X1, with protein MEPEVPPPWKPKREEAEENVEEPQETRVYIGAAFSRWTSLKRDKCFRSDAELACFLLDSYERGATALTAMKVKLSDAQQLLPVKEEVSWSPSLDQQHTDLTSQEGEQLNGLDEANVTRFPVSSVKSEHDDKKSASSHLHQRPTEGNSDSERLTSCSAKQIIAETDGELCGEAESARNPNPQPNADGKASDDELQKPETEDTDDGWKESRTFSSTNTYSSYSDCGEHFRYRKSLQRHVTRHLGKRTNNKCSKVRQNAVSQMASHTEEKPFGCDVCGQRFKREANLRTHIRVHTGEKPFSCKVCEKRFRHQYNLYRHMRIHTGEKPFNCSVCNKRFSQLWDLKRHENVHTGEKPFSCSICGRKFTQRMHFKRHTSVHTAERSFGCDVCGKSFKCKRGLKKHTRIHTEERPFSCDVCNKRFSQSWILKRHLSTHTGVKHLHPDEPRCVGLVTAIPAPAFSELVQIQVSSREDVQQILLEEFPSSPRLNQQDKDSHQIKAEQEELFTCQEGEHLNGLEEADITRFPVAAIQVKSEDDEEKPDSSQLHQRPTEDNSDSEPPTNCSDKQMKAETDGDDCGGPDPDRNQSSHLQPNTDGKISDSYETEVSIDDDGDDDDWQEPLTDSETEDSDNSWKDSGAFDSGVNSDGGSNFAKKYLNCSECGKQFECKQAFKRHVASSLQRRASCCFVNKKCFKVNQAADLQGGCHTEEKPFGCDICAQRFNQNAHLKTHMRIHTGEKPFCCSICEKIFRHQYNLNRHMRVHTGEKPFSCGVCGQKFNRNTNLKTHMRIHTGEKPFGCGLCSKTFSQPGDLKRHKSVHTGEKPFKCSICSKRFTQRIHYKTHMSVHTGERPFGCDLCSKTFNREGNLKIHKRVHTGEKPFGCDICGQRFNQSTNLKTHLRVHSGEKPFCCSVCGERFTREGSLRRHMRRQGINHSIDSKVE; from the exons ATGGAGCCCGAAGTTCCGCCGCCATGGAAGCCGAAACGCGAAGAAGCCGAAGAAAATGTGGAGGAACCGCAGGAAACGAGGGTATACATCGGTGCTGCCTTCTCCAGGTGGACATCACTGAAGAGGGACAAGTGTTTCCGGAGTGACGCTGAACTGGCGTGTTTTCTGCTGGATAG ctACGAGAGAGGTGCCACAGCATTGACTGCCATGAAGGTAAAGCTTTCAGATGCCCAGCAGCTGTTGCCAGTTAAAGAAGAGGTTTCCTGGAGCCccagtctggaccagcagcACACAGACCTGACAAGTCAAGAGGGAGAGCAGCTTAATGGGCTGGATGAGGCTAATGTAACCAGGTTCCCAGTAAGTTCTGTGAAGAGTGAACATGATGACAAGAAATCTGCTTCCTCACACCTTCATCAAAGGCCAACGGAAGGCAACAGCGACTCAGAGCGTCTAACCAGCTGCTCAGCTAAACAAATAATAGCAGAAACTGATGGAGAGCTCTGTGGAGAAGCAGAATCAGCTAGGAACCCAAATCCACAACCAAATGCTGATGGAAAGGCTTCAGATGATGAATTGCAGAAACCTGAAACTGAAGACACTGATGATGGCTGGAAGGAGAGCAGGACATTTAGCAGTACCAACACATACTCCAGCTACTCTGACTGTGGTGAACATTTTCGTTATAGGAAGTCTCTTCAGAGACATGTGACACGTCATTTAGGAAAAAGGACTAATAACAAATGTTCTAAAGTAAGACAAAATGCAGTTTCACAGATGGCGAGCCACACAGAAGAGAAACCATTTGGCTGTGATGTTTGTGGACAAAGATTTAAGAGAGAAGCAAATCTGAGGACACACATTAGAGTCCACACGGGTGAGAAACCATTCAGCTGTAAAGTGTGTGAGAAAAGATTTAGACATCAGTATAATCTTTATAGACACATGAGAATCCACACGGGCGAGAAACCATTTAATTGCAGTGTTTGTAATAAAAGATTTTCACAACTATGGGACCTAAAAAGACACGAGAatgtccacacaggagagaaaccattcaGCTGTAGCATATGTGGTAGAAAATTTACACAACGTATGCATTTTAAGAGACACACAAGCGTCCACACTGCGGAGAGATCATTTGGCTGTGATGTTTGTggtaaaagttttaaatgtaaGAGAGGCCTGAAGAAACACACGAGAATCCACACAGAAGAGAGACCATTCAGTTGTGATGTTTGTAATAAAAGATTTTCACAGTCATGGATTTTGAAAAGACATCTGAGCACCCACACAGGAGTTAAGCACCTTCACCCAGATGAACCAAGATGTGTTGGTTTGGTGACCGCCATACCAGCACCAGCCTTTTCAGAGTTGGTTCAGATACAAGTCTCAAGCAGAGAAG ATGTCCAGCAGATTTTGCTAGAAGAATTTCCCTCAAGCCCCAGACTGAACCAGCAGGACAAAGACTCCCACCAGATAAAGGCAGAACAGGAGGAACTCTTCACCTGTCAGGAGGGGGAACACCTTAATGGACTGGAGGAGGCCGATATCACCAGGTTTCCAGTTGCTGCCATTCAAGTGAAgagtgaagatgatgaagagaaACCTGATTCCTCACAACTTCATCAAAGGCCAACTGAAGACAACAGTGATTCAGAGCCTCCGACCAACTGCTCAGATAAACAGATGAAAGCAGAAACTGATGGAGATGATTGTGGAGGACCAGACCCAGACAGAAACCAGTCCAGTCATTTACAACCAAATACTGATGGAAAGATTTCTGACTCTTATGAAACTGAAGTCAGtattgatgatgatggtgatgatgatgactggCAGGAGCCTTTAACAGATTCTGAAACTGAAGACAGTGACAACAGTTGGAAGGACAGTGGGGCTTTTGATTCAGGTGTAAACAGTGATGGGGGATCGAACTTTGCCAAAAAATACTTAAACTGTTCTGAGTGTGGTAAACAATTTGAGTGTAAGCAAGCTTTTAAGAGACATGTGGCCAGTAGTTTGCAGCGAAGGGCTTCATGCTGTTTTGTTAATAAGAAATGCTTTAAAGTGAACCAAGCTGCAGATTTACAAGGGGGATGCCACACAGAAGAGAAACCATTTGGCTGTGATATTTGTGCACAACGTTTTAATCAAAATGCACATCTTAAGACCCACATGAgaatccacactggagagaaaccattttgctgtagcatttgtgaaaaaatatttcGACATCAATATAACCTCAATAGACACAtgagagtccacacaggagagaaaccgttTAGCTGTGGTGTTTGTGGACAAAAATTTAACCGTAACACAAATCTTAAGACACACATGCgcatccacacaggagagaaaccatttgGTTGTGGACTTTGcagtaaaacattttcacaacCTGGGGATTTGAAAAGACACAAGagtgtccacacaggagagaaaccattcaAATGTAGCATTTGTAGTAAAAGATTTACACAGAGAATTCATTACAAGACACACATGAGTGTTCACACAGGAGAAAGACCATTTGGTTGTGATTTAtgcagtaaaacatttaacCGAGAAGGAAATCTGAAGATACACAaaagagtccacacaggagagaaaccatttgGTTGTGATATTTGTGGCCAAAGATTTAACCAAAGCACAAATCTGAAGACCCACCTGAGAGTCCACTCTGGAGAGAAACCCTTCTGTTGTAGTGTTTGTGGCGAAAGGTTCACGAGAGAGGGAAGTCTGAGGAGACACATGAGGCGCCAGGGAATAAACCATTCAATTGACAGTAAAGTTGAATGA
- the LOC115797790 gene encoding zinc finger protein 260-like isoform X2, which translates to MEPEVPPPWKPKREEAEENVEEPQETRVYIGAAFSRWTSLKRDKCFRSDAELACFLLDSYERGATALTAMKVKLSDAQQLLPVKEEVSWSPSLDQQHTDLTSQEGEQLNGLDEANVTRFPVSSVKSEHDDKKSASSHLHQRPTEGNSDSERLTSCSAKQIIAETDGELCGEAESARNPNPQPNADGKASDDELQKPETEDTDDGWKESRTFSSTNTYSSYSDCGEHFRYRKSLQRHVTRHLGKRTNNKCSKVRQNAVSQMASHTEEKPFGCDVCGQRFKREANLRTHIRVHTDVQQILLEEFPSSPRLNQQDKDSHQIKAEQEELFTCQEGEHLNGLEEADITRFPVAAIQVKSEDDEEKPDSSQLHQRPTEDNSDSEPPTNCSDKQMKAETDGDDCGGPDPDRNQSSHLQPNTDGKISDSYETEVSIDDDGDDDDWQEPLTDSETEDSDNSWKDSGAFDSGVNSDGGSNFAKKYLNCSECGKQFECKQAFKRHVASSLQRRASCCFVNKKCFKVNQAADLQGGCHTEEKPFGCDICAQRFNQNAHLKTHMRIHTGEKPFCCSICEKIFRHQYNLNRHMRVHTGEKPFSCGVCGQKFNRNTNLKTHMRIHTGEKPFGCGLCSKTFSQPGDLKRHKSVHTGEKPFKCSICSKRFTQRIHYKTHMSVHTGERPFGCDLCSKTFNREGNLKIHKRVHTGEKPFGCDICGQRFNQSTNLKTHLRVHSGEKPFCCSVCGERFTREGSLRRHMRRQGINHSIDSKVE; encoded by the exons ATGGAGCCCGAAGTTCCGCCGCCATGGAAGCCGAAACGCGAAGAAGCCGAAGAAAATGTGGAGGAACCGCAGGAAACGAGGGTATACATCGGTGCTGCCTTCTCCAGGTGGACATCACTGAAGAGGGACAAGTGTTTCCGGAGTGACGCTGAACTGGCGTGTTTTCTGCTGGATAG ctACGAGAGAGGTGCCACAGCATTGACTGCCATGAAGGTAAAGCTTTCAGATGCCCAGCAGCTGTTGCCAGTTAAAGAAGAGGTTTCCTGGAGCCccagtctggaccagcagcACACAGACCTGACAAGTCAAGAGGGAGAGCAGCTTAATGGGCTGGATGAGGCTAATGTAACCAGGTTCCCAGTAAGTTCTGTGAAGAGTGAACATGATGACAAGAAATCTGCTTCCTCACACCTTCATCAAAGGCCAACGGAAGGCAACAGCGACTCAGAGCGTCTAACCAGCTGCTCAGCTAAACAAATAATAGCAGAAACTGATGGAGAGCTCTGTGGAGAAGCAGAATCAGCTAGGAACCCAAATCCACAACCAAATGCTGATGGAAAGGCTTCAGATGATGAATTGCAGAAACCTGAAACTGAAGACACTGATGATGGCTGGAAGGAGAGCAGGACATTTAGCAGTACCAACACATACTCCAGCTACTCTGACTGTGGTGAACATTTTCGTTATAGGAAGTCTCTTCAGAGACATGTGACACGTCATTTAGGAAAAAGGACTAATAACAAATGTTCTAAAGTAAGACAAAATGCAGTTTCACAGATGGCGAGCCACACAGAAGAGAAACCATTTGGCTGTGATGTTTGTGGACAAAGATTTAAGAGAGAAGCAAATCTGAGGACACACATTAGAGTCCACACGG ATGTCCAGCAGATTTTGCTAGAAGAATTTCCCTCAAGCCCCAGACTGAACCAGCAGGACAAAGACTCCCACCAGATAAAGGCAGAACAGGAGGAACTCTTCACCTGTCAGGAGGGGGAACACCTTAATGGACTGGAGGAGGCCGATATCACCAGGTTTCCAGTTGCTGCCATTCAAGTGAAgagtgaagatgatgaagagaaACCTGATTCCTCACAACTTCATCAAAGGCCAACTGAAGACAACAGTGATTCAGAGCCTCCGACCAACTGCTCAGATAAACAGATGAAAGCAGAAACTGATGGAGATGATTGTGGAGGACCAGACCCAGACAGAAACCAGTCCAGTCATTTACAACCAAATACTGATGGAAAGATTTCTGACTCTTATGAAACTGAAGTCAGtattgatgatgatggtgatgatgatgactggCAGGAGCCTTTAACAGATTCTGAAACTGAAGACAGTGACAACAGTTGGAAGGACAGTGGGGCTTTTGATTCAGGTGTAAACAGTGATGGGGGATCGAACTTTGCCAAAAAATACTTAAACTGTTCTGAGTGTGGTAAACAATTTGAGTGTAAGCAAGCTTTTAAGAGACATGTGGCCAGTAGTTTGCAGCGAAGGGCTTCATGCTGTTTTGTTAATAAGAAATGCTTTAAAGTGAACCAAGCTGCAGATTTACAAGGGGGATGCCACACAGAAGAGAAACCATTTGGCTGTGATATTTGTGCACAACGTTTTAATCAAAATGCACATCTTAAGACCCACATGAgaatccacactggagagaaaccattttgctgtagcatttgtgaaaaaatatttcGACATCAATATAACCTCAATAGACACAtgagagtccacacaggagagaaaccgttTAGCTGTGGTGTTTGTGGACAAAAATTTAACCGTAACACAAATCTTAAGACACACATGCgcatccacacaggagagaaaccatttgGTTGTGGACTTTGcagtaaaacattttcacaacCTGGGGATTTGAAAAGACACAAGagtgtccacacaggagagaaaccattcaAATGTAGCATTTGTAGTAAAAGATTTACACAGAGAATTCATTACAAGACACACATGAGTGTTCACACAGGAGAAAGACCATTTGGTTGTGATTTAtgcagtaaaacatttaacCGAGAAGGAAATCTGAAGATACACAaaagagtccacacaggagagaaaccatttgGTTGTGATATTTGTGGCCAAAGATTTAACCAAAGCACAAATCTGAAGACCCACCTGAGAGTCCACTCTGGAGAGAAACCCTTCTGTTGTAGTGTTTGTGGCGAAAGGTTCACGAGAGAGGGAAGTCTGAGGAGACACATGAGGCGCCAGGGAATAAACCATTCAATTGACAGTAAAGTTGAATGA
- the LOC115798769 gene encoding uncharacterized protein LOC115798769 isoform X1, whose amino-acid sequence MEDHNYHQTQEKFEELLSMKLRQEKENLEKTKVYLGDAFARWTSLKRDKSFRSDAELACFLLDSYERPATTSAPTKEKPVKVKAPAGSGTNRANSYERTATTSAPTKEKPVQVKAPAGSGTNRANSYERTATTSAPTKEKPVQVKAPAGSGTNRANSYERAATTSAPTKEKPVQVKAPAGSGTNRANSYERTATTSAPTKEKPVQLKAPAGSGANRANSWLCLRTPNGVVLPPAMSLQPADPRVINWVVVVPSAATSGLKQTQVRRDVQDVPTESTVRQNQQVPDHLQVQKEWKKGPLKEEQEERCIKEEHEEHHIKEVHEERHVKEVHGEHCIKEENEERHIKEVHGEHCIKEENEERHIKEVHGEHCIKEENEERHIKEVHGEHCIKEENEERHIKEEHEERCINGEAVEVNLRKKAADTRFPLTSVLVKNENDDKICQSPQLYQSPAEKREAALPTSRPGKRMKTQMEDHGGRKQARNSDVNSCLAPNTNEKDLDFSEPEDNTEDNDHGDTYWQEPISTSGSYTEDSSSDDFNLQGPLSESGSDTEDSSSDDSKLQGPLSESGSDTEVSSSDDSKLQGPLSESGSDTEDSSSDDSKLQGPLSESGSDTEDSSSDDNRQETSSLQKHIACHSWKKSSEALGSMKPSTNGQRQFHTREKQFCCKICRRVLDESRLLKMQRTPQSGRTVCNFCEKRYRCQT is encoded by the exons ATGGAGGATCACAATTATCATCAAACACAAGAAAAGTTTGAGGAGCTGCTGTCTATGAAGCTCcggcaggaaaaagaaaacctggagaaaacGAAAGTTTATCTGGGTGACGCCTTCGCCAGGTGGACCTCGCTGAAGAGGGACAAAAGTTTTCGGAGTGACGCGGAACTTGCTTGCTTCCTGCTGGATAG CTATGAGAGACCTGCCACAACATCAGCTCCCACAAAGGAAAAACCTGTTAAAGTCAAAGCTCCAGCTGGGTCTGGCACCAACAGAGCCAACAG CTATGAGAGAACTGCCACAACATCAGCTCCCACAAAGGAAAAACCTGTTCAAGTCAAAGCTCCAGCTGGGTCTGGCACCAACAGAGCCAACAG CTATGAGAGAACTGCCACAACATCAGCTCCCACAAAGGAAAAACCTGTTCAAGTCAAAGCTCCAGCTGGGTCTGGCACCAACAGAGCCAACAG CTATGAGAGAGCTGCCACAACATCAGCTCCCACAAAGGAAAAACCTGTTCAAGTCAAAGCTCCAGCTGGGTCTGGCACCAACAGAGCCAACAG CTATGAGAGAACTGCCACAACATCAGCTCCCACAAAGGAAAAACCTGTTCAACTCAAAGCTCCAGCTGGGTCTGGCGCCAACAGAGCCAACAG CTGGCTGTGTCTGAGAACCCCAAATGGAGTGGTGTTGCCTCCAGCGATGAGCCTTCAACCAGCTGACCCCAGAGTTATCAACTGGGTTGTAGTTGTACCTTCAGCAGCAACATCAGGATTAAAACAGACACAAGTCAGGAGAG ATGTCCAAGATGTTCCTACTGAATCAACTGTCCGTCAGAACCAGCAGGTTCCAGATCATCTCCAGGTACAGAAAGAGTGGAAAAAAGGCCCCCtaaaggaggagcaggaggaacgCTGCATAAAGGAGGAACACGAAGAACACCACATAAAGGAGGTGCACGAGGAACGCCACGTAAAGGAGGTGCACGGGGAACACTGTATAAAGGAGGAAAACGAGGAACGCCACATAAAGGAGGTACACGGGGAACACTGTATAAAGGAGGAAAACGAGGAACGCCACATAAAGGAGGTACACGGGGAACACTGTATAAAGGAGGAAAACGAGGAACGCCACATAAAGGAGGTACACGGGGAACACTGTATAAAGGAGGAAAACGAGGAACGCCACATAAAGGAGGAACATGAGGAACGTTGCATAAATGGTGAAGCGGTTGAAGTGAATCTTAGGAAAAAGGCGGCTGATACCAGGTTCCCACTGACTTCTGTTCTTGTGAAGAATGAAAATGATGACAAGATATGTCAGTCCCCACAACTTTATCAAAGCCCAGCTGAAAAAAGGGAGGCAGCGCTACCAACCAGCAGACCAGGTAAACGGATGAAAACACAAATGGAGGACCATGGAGGAAGAAAGCAAGCTAGGAACTCTGATGTAAATAGTTGTTTAGCACCAAATACCAATGAAAAGGATTTAGACTTTTCTGAACCTGAAGATAATACTGAGGATAATGATCATGGTGATACTTACTGGCAGGAGCCAATATCTACTTCAGGATCTTACACTGAAGACAGCTCCAGTGATGATTTTAACTTGCAGGGACCTCTCTCAGAATCTGGATCTGATactgaagacagcagcagtgatgattctaaattgcagGGACCTCTCTCAGAATCTGGATCTGACACTGAAGTCAGCAGCagtgatgattctaaattgcagGGACCTCTCTCAGAATCTGGATCTGATactgaagacagcagcagtgatgattctaaattgcagGGACCTCTCTCAGAATCTGGATCTGATactgaagacagcagcagtgatgataATAGGCAGGAAACTTCATCTCTTCAAAAACATATTGCATGTCATTCATGGAAAAAGTCTTCTGAAGCTTTGGGAAGCATGAAGCCAAGCACAAATGGACAGAGGCAGTTTCACACAAGGGAGAAACAATTTTGTTGTAAAATTTGTAGACGAGTATTAGACGAAAGCAGATTACTTAAGATGCAGAGGACACCACAATCAGGACGAACAGTTTGTAATTTCTGTGAGAAAAGGTATAGATGTCAGACATAA
- the LOC115798769 gene encoding uncharacterized protein LOC115798769 isoform X2 codes for MEDHNYHQTQEKFEELLSMKLRQEKENLEKTKVYLGDAFARWTSLKRDKSFRSDAELACFLLDSYERPATTSAPTKEKPVKVKAPAGSGTNRANSYERTATTSAPTKEKPVQVKAPAGSGTNRANSYERTATTSAPTKEKPVQVKAPAGSGTNRANSYERAATTSAPTKEKPVQVKAPAGSGTNRANSYERTATTSAPTKEKPVQLKAPAGSGANRANSWLCLRTPNGVVLPPAMSLQPADPRVINWVVVVPSAATSGLKQTQVRRAFVGD; via the exons ATGGAGGATCACAATTATCATCAAACACAAGAAAAGTTTGAGGAGCTGCTGTCTATGAAGCTCcggcaggaaaaagaaaacctggagaaaacGAAAGTTTATCTGGGTGACGCCTTCGCCAGGTGGACCTCGCTGAAGAGGGACAAAAGTTTTCGGAGTGACGCGGAACTTGCTTGCTTCCTGCTGGATAG CTATGAGAGACCTGCCACAACATCAGCTCCCACAAAGGAAAAACCTGTTAAAGTCAAAGCTCCAGCTGGGTCTGGCACCAACAGAGCCAACAG CTATGAGAGAACTGCCACAACATCAGCTCCCACAAAGGAAAAACCTGTTCAAGTCAAAGCTCCAGCTGGGTCTGGCACCAACAGAGCCAACAG CTATGAGAGAACTGCCACAACATCAGCTCCCACAAAGGAAAAACCTGTTCAAGTCAAAGCTCCAGCTGGGTCTGGCACCAACAGAGCCAACAG CTATGAGAGAGCTGCCACAACATCAGCTCCCACAAAGGAAAAACCTGTTCAAGTCAAAGCTCCAGCTGGGTCTGGCACCAACAGAGCCAACAG CTATGAGAGAACTGCCACAACATCAGCTCCCACAAAGGAAAAACCTGTTCAACTCAAAGCTCCAGCTGGGTCTGGCGCCAACAGAGCCAACAG CTGGCTGTGTCTGAGAACCCCAAATGGAGTGGTGTTGCCTCCAGCGATGAGCCTTCAACCAGCTGACCCCAGAGTTATCAACTGGGTTGTAGTTGTACCTTCAGCAGCAACATCAGGATTAAAACAGACACAAGTCAGGAGAG CATTTGTAggtgattaa